AATTGGTTTGGCAGCCAAGAACGCCATCCTGATTGTGGAGTTTGCCAAAGAGCGTGTGGATAGGGGTATGGAGCTGGAAGAGTCTGTATTGGAAGCCGTACGACTGCGCTTACGCCCAATCATCATGACGTCTATGGCGTTCATCCTGGGTGTGGCGCCGCTGTTGTTTGCATCTGGTGCCGGTGCTGAGGCTCGTAAAACCATCGGCTGGACGGTGTTTGGCGGTATGCTTACGGCAACATCGCTGGCTATATTTATTGTGCCGGTGCTGTTCTACATCATTACTAAGGCAGCTTACGGCAAGAAACAGCTGAAAGAACTGCACGATCATTACAAGCCGACTGAGGACGATCCGCAGACGTGATATTGATTTCGGATTTCGGAACTTCGATTTCGGATTGATTATATGGAGGCGCAATAATTTGCGCCTCTTTTTTTGTGTCGTTTAGTTAAGAGGATGTCATTCTGAACGATAGTGAAGAATCTCTGAGGACAAGCGAACAGGCTAGTCCTTCGAGATGCTTCGTGCCTCAGCATGACATACAGGGGACTTAACTTAATGACATTGAGATACCGGCCCGTGGCTAATGCCTTAAGGCGTATGAGCGGATAGTGGGACTGTAGCTACCGAAGGGCTACTATCCGTCGATTTTCTGATTACACTTATATCAACTTTTCGTGTAGACCGATTATATAAAGCGGTCTGTTTTGCCTTATTTCATTTAAATTTCATCTAATTTCCGCTTTCCTATACAGTGTTTGACAGCGAAACTGAACACTTTTTGGCAAATAAATCTGTGCCATAAACAGCGCATTGGTTTTTGACTTTTTGATGAACAATGTAAAAATACCTTAAATAAAAAACGGCGTTTAAAGGTTGATTTACAGTGGATAAGCCGATTGTGAAGTTGTTAATGTAAGCGTTTTGAAACTGCGAAACAGGTAATAAATGCAGGTTTGACGGGCTGCGTTGGCAAAGTATTTGTAATTGTTGGGGTAACAATCTAATAATTGTTCACTAACGAAAAACGACAATGAAAAACTCAACTAAATTAGTAGCAGCAGCCATAGCGGCGGTTGCTATGCTATTCGGAACTCAAGTAAAAGCTCAAACTACCCCATCAAATCAATGGCGCTTAGGTATTGGCGTTAGTCCAGCCATTCCAACAGGCAACGCAAACAACGTTTCTAAATTTGCCCTGGGCGGCGATTTACGTTTACAATATGGTGCCGCAGAAAACCTGGGCATTACATTAACCTCTGGTTATACCCGTTTTTTTGGTAAAGAAATTGGCAACACCGGTGTTAAATATGCTGGCTGGGGCGTGGTTCCGGTAAAGGCTGGTATCAAAGCCTTTTTTGCACAAAACGTTTACTTTGGTGCCGAGGCCGGTGCTGGTTTTGAAACCGGAACAGGTGGTAATACTAAATTGCTGTTATCGCCAGCCTTAGGTTGGGCTAACAAAAGCTGGGATGTAGGCGTTCGTTATGAAAACTACTCTGGACAGAGCGATAACTACGGCCTGGTAGGTCTGCGTTTGGCTTACGGTTTCGGTCTGTAAACAATTAGACAATCAATAGAAAGAAATAAAATAACCCTGCGTTGTGAAACGCGGGGTTATTTTATTTAAAACAATTTGTTAAGAAATGATATTACGTAACATAATCAACCCCTTAATACTATGAAAAGTAAATTTACTATCCGATTAATTGGCTTTGCAGTATTATTGCTTACACTAGCAGGCGTGCAAAGTGCCAAAGCCCAAATGTACAGCGATCGTACAAGGTTTAATGTAGGTCTTGATCTGGGGATCCCTACGGGCAGTATTAACAATTTTTCCAGCTTCGCACTTGGGGCCACGGCTCGTTTACAAATGGGCTTGGGCAGCAATGTGGCCTTTACGGCAACAACTGGTTTCTACAACTTTTTTGGTAAAACCTATGGCAACGGATTTAAGGCCGATGACGAGGGTATTGTGCCTTTAAAAGCCGGTGTTAAAGCGTTTTTTGATAAGAACGCTTATTTCGGTGCAGAACTGGGTGCCGGTTTTGAAACCCACAGCGGTGGCAGCACCAAGCTTATTGTATCGCCTGCGCTAGGTTATGCAACTAAGGAGTGGGACCTGAGTATCCGCTATGAGAATTTTTCGGGCCAGAGTTTTAACTATGGTATGGTTGCGGCCCGTATTGGGTACAGCTTCTAAAACTTAGAATAAGTTTAAAAAGAAAGCCCCTTGCTGAATAGGCAAGGGGCTTTCTTTTTAGCTGTCAAACTTGTCGAGCAATTTTAACAAAGTTTCAAAGTCTTTAGGGTAGGGGGCGTGGATGGTTATGCTCTCCTCGGTATTGGGTTTAAAGGTAACCTCATATGCATGTAGCGCAAAGCGCTTCATGATAGGCAGTTCTTCCTGGTCTTTACCCAGATGATATTTGCGTTTCAGTTGCGATAGAAATACCGGTTTGGCACGATACATATCATCACCCGCAATGGCTGCCTGTTGGGTGGCCAGGTGGATGCGGATCTGGTGCATACGGCCGGTTACCGGGCGGCACTCTACCAATGTATAGTGCTTAAAATATTTAAGCGAGCTGAACCAGGTTTCGGCACGTTTACCATCCTGACGGCTGATAGACACGTGGCCCTTGCCCGTGTTAAGGATAGGCAGATCTACCAGCAGGTTATCAAACACATGTGTGCCTTCAATAATGGCATGATATACCTTATTTACCTTACGTTTCTCAAACTGAATGGATACATTACGGTAAGCCTCCGGATTTTTGGCAATAATAAGTGCGCCTGAGGTTTCTTTATCCAACCGGTGACAGATCTGGGCATCGGCACTGTAGCCTTTGGCCAGGCGCAGCATATTGATCTCGCTGCTACCGTCGCCCCGTTCATCAAGAGTACTGATAAAGGGCGGTTTGTTCACCACAATTACATCATCGTTCTCAAATAAAATTAAATCGGCAAACCTTGGTATTTTCATAAGCCGCAAAGGTAATGAAATTTTAGGGACGGGGAGATGTCTCCATCACGTCATTGCGAGGCACGAAGCAATCTCTGCGAAGAACAATCCGAAATGCAAATCGACATTTGCTAGTACAGGGATTGCTTCGTTCCTCGCAATGACAAATTGGAGGGCATGCAATAATATCTGTAGCGATGGGTTTGAAACCCATCGCTACAAGGAGAATGGCCATACAAAAAGAGCGGCCTTGCGGGCCGCTCTTCAATATTTCATCTAGCTTGATTAGCTAATCTCTAATTAACCAATCACTGTGATTACAGTTTCCGTTTAACCTCTACGTTTTCGTAAGCCTCAACTATATCGCCCACTTCAATGTTGTTGAAGTTTTGGATGTTCAGACCACACTCGTAACCTTGGTTCACTTCTTTCACGTCGTCTTTGTAGCGTTTCAATGAGGCCAGCTCGCCGGTGTATACTACAACGCCATCGCGAATGATACGGATCTTGCTGTTGCGGGTAATCTTGCCGTCCAGTACCATACAGCCGGCAATGGTGCCCACTTTGCTGATCTTGAACGTTTCGCGGATCTCCACGTTGGCCACAATCTTCTCTTCGAATGTTGGTGCCAGCATGCCTTCCATCGCAGCTTTGATCTCGTTGATCGCGTCGTAGATGATAGAGTACAGGCGGATATCGATCTGCTCCTGCTCGGCCAGTTTGCGTGCGCTTGTTGACGGACGCACCTGGAAACCGATGATGATGGCATCTGATGCAGAAGCCAGCAATACGTCTGACTCGGAGATCTGACCTACTGCTTTAGAGATGATGTTTACCTGGATCTGATCGGTTGACAGTTTCAGTAATGAATCTGACAATGCTTCGATAGAACCATCCACGTCACCTTTAACGATGATGTTAAGCTCTTTAAAGTTACCGATAGCCAAACGACGACCGATCTCATCAAGCGTGATGTGTTTCTGCGTACGCAGGCCTTGCTCGCGCTGCAATTGCAGGCGTTTGTTGGCAATCTCGCGGGCTTCAACCTCGCTCTCCAGTACGTTGAATTTATCGCCGGCTGTTGGCGCGCCCTGCATACCCAGTACCTGTACCGGTGTAGACGGACCAACAGTATCAATACGCTGACCGCGGGAGTTGCTCAATGCCTTAACACGGCCTGAGTAACAGCCTGCCAGAATTGGATCGCCTACGCGCAGGGTACCTGCTTGTACCAGGATGGTGGTAACAATACCACGGCCTTTGTCTAACGCTGCCTCGATAACGGTACCAACGGCACGTTTGTTCGGGTTGGCTTTCAGCTCTAACAGCTCGGCTTCCAGCAATACTTTTTCCAGCAGCAGGTCTACGTTCATACCAGTTTTGGCCGATATTTCCTGCGTTTGGTATTTACCACCCCACTCTTCTACCAGGATATTCATGGCAGAAAGTTGCTCGCGGATCTTGTCGGCATTAGCGCCGGGTTTATCCATTTTGTTGAAGGCGAAGATGATAGGTACACCTGCAGCCTGCGCGTGGTTTATAGCCTCGCGGGTTTGCGGCATCACACTGTCGTCACCGGCAATCACAATAATTACAATATCTGTTACCTGGGCACCACGTGCACGCATGGCGGTAAACGCTTCGTGACCCGGTGTATCCAGGAAGGTGATCTTACGGCCATCTTCCAGATTAACGTCATAAGCACCAATGTGCTGGGTAATACCACCGGCTTCACCGGCTACTACCTTGGTTTTGCGTATAAAATCGAGCAACGAGGTTTTACCGTGGTCAACGTGACCCATGATGGTAACGATTGGTGCACGCGGAATCAGATCTTCTGGTGCATCCGGCTCGTCAAGGTTGGTTTCCTCGTCTTCTGGTTTAACAAATTGTATTTCGTAGCCAAACTCATCAGCAACAATGGTGAGCGTTTCCGCGTCCAGACGCTGGTTGATGGATACGAACATGCCCAGGCTCATACAGGTAGAGATGATCTTGGTAACAGGCTCATCAATCATATTGGCCAGCTCGTTTGCAGTTACAAACTCGGTTACCTTTAATACTCTTGATTGTGCTGCTTCTTCCAGTGCTGCTTCTTCTGCCGATGCGGCTACATCATCACGTTTCTGACGACGGAATTTAGCGCGCTGTGCAAATTTGCCCGACTTACCAGCACCGCTCAAGCGGGCCAGTGTAGCCTTAATCTGGTCTTGTATCTCTTTTTCTGTTGGCTCTTCTTTTGGAGTAGAAGGGGCCTGGTTACGGTTACGGAAATCATTACGACCACCGCCGTGCTGACCGCCGCCCTGACGATTACCGCCATGCTGGCCACCGCCCGGACGATTGCCGTGCTGACCGCCACCCTGACCATGTTGACCGCCACCCTGGCCCTGGCCTTGTTGGCCCTGACCTTGCTGACCCTGGCCACCCTGTGGGTGATTGCCCGGGCCTTCTTTGCGCTTACGCTTACGTTTATGGTCTGCATTACCGGCGTTAGACGACGATGCTACCGGACCACTACGACGCGGCTGCTCTACCGGTAATTGAATTTTACCGATGATATTTGGACCGCTCAGGCGCTCTGCCTTAGCACGGATCACTTCATTACCGTTGTCATTGCTTCCTTCGCCATCGTTAGTATTGGTGGCGGCAGGTGTTGCAGGTGTTGCAGGGGCAGCTGGTGCTGCCGGCGTTGTTGGAGCGGCAGGTGCAGGCGCTGCCGGAGCTTGTGCAGCCGGTTTTGGTTCCGGTTGTTTCTCTGGCGCTGGTGTTGGTGCTGGCTGCTCGGCCGGTTTAACTTCGGCTACCGGTTTTGGCGGCTCTGGTGCTGCAACGGGTTTAACAGCCTCTGGTTCAGGGGCTGGTGTTGGAGCAGGAGCTGGTGCCGGCTCTGGTACTACCGGTTTTTCTTCTGCTTTTGGTGGTGCCGGAGGCGCCGGTGTTTCTTCTTTTTTAACCGCTGGTTGCTCTGCTGGTTTTTTACCATGCAGCTCATCCAGGTTGATTTTTCCAACTACGGTTACACCTGGCAACGCTGCCTCATTACGCTGCTCCTCGGCCTTAGGCGCTTCTTCCTTAGGCTTTGGTTTGTCGTTTTGTGGCGGCGCAAAATGTCCTGTATTTTTAATCAGTATCTCCTCGTTGTCAAACTCTTTGTTACGATGACTGTCTGCTGGCCTGTCGGTTGGAGGCTGCACAGCGTCATCGCGACGGATCTTGCCGATGTTGATCTGCTTAGCTTCTTCCTTAATGATCTTGTCGGCAGCAAACTCTTTGAGCAAAACGGTATACATGTCGCCATCCAGCTTGGCCATAGGGTGCTTGTCTACTTTGTACCCTTTGGCTGCCAGAAAATCGACAATGGTACTCATACCAATGTTCAGTTCCTTTACTGCCTTAATTAATTTTATGGATTTGTCTTCTGACATTTATTACCTCTTTCGGTCTTTCTTTTTATTGTTATTAATGCAAAAATACGATTTTTTAATTGGTAATCATGCTTATTCAAATTCTGCCTGAAGTACAGAAAGTACCTCGCGAACAGTTTCTTCCTCAAGGTCGGTACGTTTAACCAGTTCGCCAACGCTCAGCGCCAGTACTGATTTTGCAGTATCCAAACCAATGCGTTTGAATTCATCAATGATCCAACTTTCAATCTCGTCTGAGAATTCCTCAATATCCACGTCTTCCTCAGCTTCGTCTGCCTCACGGTAAACATCAATTTCATAGCCGGTTAGCTTACCTGCCAGTTTAATGTTATGACCACCACGGCCGATAGCCAAAGATACCTGATCTGGTTTCAGATACACTGCCGCAGTTTTTTTCTCGTCATCCAGTTTAATAGATGTGATTTTTGCAGGCGAAAGTGCACGCTGAATATATAATTGAATATTGTTGGTATA
This region of Mucilaginibacter yixingensis genomic DNA includes:
- a CDS encoding RluA family pseudouridine synthase, with protein sequence MKIPRFADLILFENDDVIVVNKPPFISTLDERGDGSSEINMLRLAKGYSADAQICHRLDKETSGALIIAKNPEAYRNVSIQFEKRKVNKVYHAIIEGTHVFDNLLVDLPILNTGKGHVSISRQDGKRAETWFSSLKYFKHYTLVECRPVTGRMHQIRIHLATQQAAIAGDDMYRAKPVFLSQLKRKYHLGKDQEELPIMKRFALHAYEVTFKPNTEESITIHAPYPKDFETLLKLLDKFDS
- the infB gene encoding translation initiation factor IF-2; protein product: MSEDKSIKLIKAVKELNIGMSTIVDFLAAKGYKVDKHPMAKLDGDMYTVLLKEFAADKIIKEEAKQINIGKIRRDDAVQPPTDRPADSHRNKEFDNEEILIKNTGHFAPPQNDKPKPKEEAPKAEEQRNEAALPGVTVVGKINLDELHGKKPAEQPAVKKEETPAPPAPPKAEEKPVVPEPAPAPAPTPAPEPEAVKPVAAPEPPKPVAEVKPAEQPAPTPAPEKQPEPKPAAQAPAAPAPAAPTTPAAPAAPATPATPAATNTNDGEGSNDNGNEVIRAKAERLSGPNIIGKIQLPVEQPRRSGPVASSSNAGNADHKRKRKRKEGPGNHPQGGQGQQGQGQQGQGQGGGQHGQGGGQHGNRPGGGQHGGNRQGGGQHGGGRNDFRNRNQAPSTPKEEPTEKEIQDQIKATLARLSGAGKSGKFAQRAKFRRQKRDDVAASAEEAALEEAAQSRVLKVTEFVTANELANMIDEPVTKIISTCMSLGMFVSINQRLDAETLTIVADEFGYEIQFVKPEDEETNLDEPDAPEDLIPRAPIVTIMGHVDHGKTSLLDFIRKTKVVAGEAGGITQHIGAYDVNLEDGRKITFLDTPGHEAFTAMRARGAQVTDIVIIVIAGDDSVMPQTREAINHAQAAGVPIIFAFNKMDKPGANADKIREQLSAMNILVEEWGGKYQTQEISAKTGMNVDLLLEKVLLEAELLELKANPNKRAVGTVIEAALDKGRGIVTTILVQAGTLRVGDPILAGCYSGRVKALSNSRGQRIDTVGPSTPVQVLGMQGAPTAGDKFNVLESEVEAREIANKRLQLQREQGLRTQKHITLDEIGRRLAIGNFKELNIIVKGDVDGSIEALSDSLLKLSTDQIQVNIISKAVGQISESDVLLASASDAIIIGFQVRPSTSARKLAEQEQIDIRLYSIIYDAINEIKAAMEGMLAPTFEEKIVANVEIRETFKISKVGTIAGCMVLDGKITRNSKIRIIRDGVVVYTGELASLKRYKDDVKEVNQGYECGLNIQNFNNIEVGDIVEAYENVEVKRKL